The following are encoded together in the Triticum dicoccoides isolate Atlit2015 ecotype Zavitan chromosome 6B, WEW_v2.0, whole genome shotgun sequence genome:
- the LOC119322709 gene encoding membrane-anchored ubiquitin-fold protein 3 isoform X2, which yields MAGGKEPIEVKFRLFDGTDIGPSKYDPATTVSALKDFILARWPQDKEITPKTVNDLKLINGGKILENNRTLAESRVTIGEVPGGVITMHVVVRPPQVDKNQKQLGNSPKQNRCGCTIL from the exons ATGGCCGGCGGGAAGGAGCCGATCGAGGTCAAGTTCCGGCTCTTCGACGGCACGGACATCGGGCCCAGCAAGTACGACCCCGCCACCACCGTCTCCGCGCTCAAGGACTTCATCCTCGCCCGGTGGCCGCAAG ATAAGGAAATAACTCCGAAAACTGTCAATGACCTGAAGCTCATCAATGGTGGAAAGATATTGGAGAATAACCGGACACTTGCCGAGTCGCGTGTTACAATAGGAGAGGTCCCTGGAGGTGTAATTACAATGCATGTGGTAGTGCGCCCTCCACAAGTTGACAAAAACC AGAAGCAGCTGGGCAATTCCCCCAAGCAGAACAGATGTGGATGCACCATACTGTGA
- the LOC119322709 gene encoding membrane-anchored ubiquitin-fold protein 3 isoform X1 — translation MAGGKEPIEVKFRLFDGTDIGPSKYDPATTVSALKDFILARWPQDKEITPKTVNDLKLINGGKILENNRTLAESRVTIGEVPGGVITMHVVVRPPQVDKNREKQLGNSPKQNRCGCTIL, via the exons ATGGCCGGCGGGAAGGAGCCGATCGAGGTCAAGTTCCGGCTCTTCGACGGCACGGACATCGGGCCCAGCAAGTACGACCCCGCCACCACCGTCTCCGCGCTCAAGGACTTCATCCTCGCCCGGTGGCCGCAAG ATAAGGAAATAACTCCGAAAACTGTCAATGACCTGAAGCTCATCAATGGTGGAAAGATATTGGAGAATAACCGGACACTTGCCGAGTCGCGTGTTACAATAGGAGAGGTCCCTGGAGGTGTAATTACAATGCATGTGGTAGTGCGCCCTCCACAAGTTGACAAAAACCGTG AGAAGCAGCTGGGCAATTCCCCCAAGCAGAACAGATGTGGATGCACCATACTGTGA